From Peptoanaerobacter stomatis, one genomic window encodes:
- a CDS encoding Hsp70 family protein, translating into MAKYVFGIDLGTTYSCISYVDETGRATVVNNAEGTNTTPSVVNFASPNQVVVGQVAKENAVIDPNNTISLVKTLMGKSDFAINYNGEDKSPEEVSAYILRKVAEDAGKQLDTEVKDVVITCPAYFGTAERTATKNAGIIAGLNVLEIISEPTAAALYYGCAKEQAEKTILVFDLGGGTFDVTIMSISSEKIEVVCSDGNHELGGKDWDEAVMRYLAEEFISETGFDGEFDEYAQQDMRLKAEKAKQQLSSREEVPVMLDAAGLRARISLSREKFDEITSTLLGEAIDKTDAAIAIAKEKGYNIDEILLVGGSTRMPQVTKALVDKYGMEPKILEPDEAVAKGASIHAVNVYVNNQKSLEPGDSGETTVTVGGTTKEINADDYKEELAVQPEMMSIGGKTQKVVVATTKSFAIEVLANNQPKCCNIIIKNQAMPDGSITVSKTFGTNEANQDNCELVVYESDFMEDYFDIDEDFVLGTATLELPGNLPAGAPIEITFTLNTEGILEVSGVDKTTNREVHATMQSKGIMAEEKVDELKEKSKRMVVM; encoded by the coding sequence ATGGCTAAATATGTATTTGGAATTGATTTGGGAACTACATATTCTTGTATTTCCTATGTGGATGAGACGGGAAGAGCAACCGTTGTAAACAATGCAGAAGGAACAAACACTACTCCTTCTGTTGTAAATTTTGCTAGTCCAAATCAGGTTGTAGTGGGACAGGTAGCAAAAGAGAATGCGGTTATTGACCCTAATAATACTATTTCATTAGTAAAAACATTAATGGGAAAATCAGATTTTGCGATTAATTATAATGGCGAAGACAAATCCCCAGAAGAAGTATCAGCATATATTTTAAGAAAAGTAGCAGAGGACGCAGGTAAGCAGCTTGATACGGAAGTTAAAGATGTTGTTATTACATGTCCTGCATATTTTGGTACAGCTGAAAGAACGGCTACAAAGAATGCTGGTATTATTGCGGGTCTTAATGTTTTGGAAATTATTAGTGAGCCTACAGCAGCAGCTTTATATTATGGGTGTGCAAAAGAACAAGCTGAAAAGACAATTCTTGTTTTTGACTTAGGTGGAGGTACTTTTGATGTAACCATTATGAGTATAAGTTCAGAAAAAATTGAGGTTGTATGTTCAGATGGTAACCACGAACTAGGTGGAAAGGATTGGGACGAGGCAGTAATGAGATATCTCGCAGAAGAATTTATCTCAGAAACTGGATTTGACGGAGAATTTGATGAATATGCTCAGCAGGATATGAGATTAAAGGCTGAGAAGGCAAAGCAACAACTTTCTTCACGAGAAGAAGTACCAGTTATGTTAGATGCAGCAGGTTTAAGAGCGAGAATTAGCCTTTCAAGAGAAAAATTTGATGAAATTACTTCTACATTACTTGGGGAAGCAATTGATAAAACAGATGCTGCAATAGCGATTGCTAAAGAAAAAGGTTACAATATTGATGAAATTCTTTTGGTAGGTGGCTCTACAAGAATGCCTCAGGTAACAAAAGCATTGGTTGATAAATATGGAATGGAGCCTAAGATTCTTGAGCCTGATGAAGCTGTTGCAAAGGGTGCATCTATTCATGCTGTTAATGTTTACGTAAATAATCAAAAGAGCCTTGAACCAGGAGATTCAGGCGAAACCACAGTAACCGTAGGCGGAACAACAAAAGAAATAAATGCTGATGATTACAAAGAAGAGCTAGCTGTTCAACCAGAAATGATGAGTATAGGTGGAAAAACTCAGAAAGTTGTAGTTGCAACAACAAAGAGCTTTGCAATCGAAGTGCTAGCAAACAATCAGCCTAAATGTTGCAACATAATTATTAAAAATCAAGCAATGCCTGATGGATCAATAACAGTTTCAAAAACATTTGGTACTAATGAAGCAAATCAGGATAACTGTGAATTAGTAGTATATGAAAGTGACTTTATGGAAGATTATTTCGATATTGACGAAGATTTTGTCTTAGGAACAGCAACATTGGAATTGCCAGGAAATCTTCCAGCCGGCGCTCCAATTGAAATAACCTTTACGTTGAATACAGAAGGAATATTGGAAGTTAGCGGTGTAGATAAGACAACTAATCGTGAAGTGCATGCTACTATGCAGTCAAAGGGGATTATGGCCGAAGAAAAAGTAGATGAACTTAAAGAAAAATCAAAACGTATGGTTGTAATGTAA
- a CDS encoding Hsp70 family protein: MSIRVGIDLGTTFSAVARINEVSGKPEIIKNSFDSPITPSVLCFEENGRILFGEDAKSMQGMGNINAIAFFKRNMGNDQFCVEFFGKTYNATDLSAIFLRSIVKEAEQSCREKIDSAVITVPAYFTHKERQATIEAGKKAGLEVIAIINEPTAAAFAYGLNEKDIEQTVLIYDLGGGTFDVTIARINKEKIDILGSDGNHELGGKDWDDCIARYLANQFNEEYGVDLTEDDEMVASLLVTAESVKKQLTSKDEVTIPIVYKDIRGSVSITEELFEDISDFLIGATKDLTNNLIESIGLSWSDITGAILVGGSTRMRMIHNYVRDISGKDPLGGVNVDEAVALGAAIRANIDDAGKSVTPTLMGILGGKKNINIIGAKEVSDVTAHALGMIAVSEDGERYENSVIIPKNTSIPATMTRSYNFRTRAKDNELEVYVLQGAYARPLDNTIIDKYTITKIEKTDKNPSVIEVSYKYTSNGVVDVSAIQKDTGKTLPIRIEKVPDDMSWTDGSPKDQMVAIVPLEVEVILAVDLSGSMSGNPVAKAQDAMKGFVKELDPEFTKIGLLAFADRTKMVVKPTNDFMKVIRGVEGIDVEDVGICNRAEPFTDAFNELKMSRFDKNKDKIRYLVVLTDGVWDDPHSAIRKAKRCHSEGIEVMALGFGGADEHFLKQIASTDEFASLTNLSELTGSFSKIAQAIGDSTPGSGLKMI; encoded by the coding sequence ATGAGTATTAGAGTAGGTATAGATTTAGGAACAACATTTAGCGCGGTGGCGAGAATCAATGAAGTGAGTGGCAAACCAGAAATTATCAAGAATAGTTTTGATAGTCCAATAACTCCGTCTGTTCTTTGTTTTGAAGAAAATGGCAGAATTCTATTTGGTGAAGACGCAAAGAGCATGCAGGGAATGGGAAATATAAATGCCATTGCTTTTTTCAAAAGAAACATGGGAAATGATCAGTTCTGTGTGGAGTTTTTTGGAAAAACATATAATGCAACGGATTTATCCGCAATATTTTTACGTAGTATTGTAAAGGAAGCTGAACAGTCATGTAGAGAAAAAATTGATTCTGCCGTAATTACTGTTCCAGCCTACTTTACTCATAAAGAAAGACAAGCAACTATCGAAGCAGGGAAAAAAGCAGGCTTGGAAGTAATTGCAATTATAAATGAACCAACCGCAGCCGCATTTGCATATGGCTTGAATGAAAAGGACATAGAACAAACCGTTCTTATATATGATTTAGGTGGTGGAACATTTGATGTTACGATTGCTCGCATTAATAAAGAAAAAATTGATATCTTAGGTAGCGATGGCAATCATGAGCTTGGCGGAAAAGATTGGGATGATTGCATAGCAAGATATTTAGCTAATCAATTCAACGAAGAATATGGTGTGGATTTAACCGAAGATGATGAAATGGTTGCGTCATTACTTGTAACCGCAGAATCTGTAAAAAAACAATTAACTTCAAAAGATGAGGTCACAATCCCAATAGTATATAAAGATATTCGCGGTAGTGTTTCAATAACAGAAGAATTATTTGAGGACATTTCAGATTTTCTAATTGGAGCAACAAAAGATCTCACAAATAATTTGATAGAATCAATCGGATTATCATGGAGTGATATTACTGGAGCTATTCTAGTTGGTGGATCAACTCGAATGAGAATGATACATAATTATGTGAGAGATATTTCAGGCAAAGATCCATTAGGTGGAGTTAATGTTGACGAAGCAGTTGCTCTTGGAGCGGCAATTAGAGCAAACATTGATGATGCCGGAAAAAGTGTTACACCGACATTAATGGGAATTTTAGGTGGCAAGAAAAATATTAATATAATTGGGGCAAAGGAAGTTTCAGATGTAACAGCACATGCTTTAGGAATGATAGCTGTTAGCGAAGACGGTGAACGGTATGAAAATAGTGTAATCATTCCGAAAAATACATCTATTCCTGCCACAATGACACGATCATATAATTTTAGAACGAGAGCTAAAGACAATGAACTTGAGGTATACGTGCTCCAAGGGGCGTACGCAAGACCTTTAGACAACACAATCATTGATAAATATACAATAACCAAAATTGAAAAGACAGATAAGAATCCATCAGTAATTGAAGTTTCATATAAATATACATCAAATGGTGTTGTGGATGTCAGTGCAATCCAAAAAGATACGGGAAAAACACTTCCTATACGTATTGAAAAGGTGCCGGATGACATGAGCTGGACAGATGGATCTCCTAAAGATCAGATGGTAGCAATTGTGCCACTAGAAGTTGAAGTAATTCTTGCTGTCGATCTTTCAGGAAGTATGTCGGGCAATCCAGTTGCTAAAGCACAAGATGCGATGAAAGGATTTGTAAAGGAACTAGATCCAGAATTTACGAAAATTGGATTGTTGGCATTTGCTGATAGGACCAAAATGGTTGTCAAACCTACAAATGATTTTATGAAGGTTATAAGAGGAGTTGAAGGCATTGATGTTGAAGATGTTGGAATATGTAATAGAGCAGAACCATTTACAGATGCCTTTAATGAACTCAAAATGTCAAGGTTTGATAAGAATAAAGATAAAATTCGATACTTGGTAGTCTTGACTGATGGTGTATGGGACGATCCTCATTCTGCTATTAGAAAAGCTAAAAGATGTCATAGTGAAGGAATCGAAGTAATGGCTTTAGGATTTGGAGGAGCAGATGAACATTTCTTGAAGCAGATTGCATCAACAGATGAATTTGCTTCGCTTACAAATTTATCTGAATTGACGGGTTCATTCTCTAAGATTGCACAGGCGATTGGAGATAGTACTCCAGGATCAGGCTTAAAAATGATTTAA
- a CDS encoding zinc ribbon domain-containing protein, producing the protein MTENWYIVLGLDFDPNPVQDETVIEQKIEEKRKFWSSKANDFNHGAEYRKYSQMLPDIKKDMIGPENIRAELIKDACDKTYGPIDKTLKMIKKTEIPQDTIEKMATKLKVDVETVKRRASALGIKIVASQGGDFQATYDKYYKTKPQNADKYNGMNALLKSFNVTNLYEFLYAGTTIKNSQNLPCDALKQRAKERKTKEFYKNDSVSGSGSKICGQCDECFKDEATKQIYDKYLEYNARKTVLDELKSFFELSGELTQDTYADYTGRLTEIFKNRKDAENLLLAFCKVEKIPVPASGVEKKENTHIKICRCGCTNDVSDGRKFCKACGLELEIKCPKCGTINDATINVCKCGFKFENIDKAVSLCELASDALDTMDFSVAEMHLKDADKYWPGSDRVSQLNERLRDLKSRVGTAVEDMCKACKEKKYYEARRQLESVKKFSPSYSEPAIEEEINNGILTAEKFKSIAQSGKNETEIVDACTKAYEACNDCPGVREIISKYPPAAPTELVVVADSSAKVNVLSWKRSTTDGLLYYSVIRKEGAIPISVQDGTLIGRVSMCSINDQNVLPGIQYFYAVFAERAGVYSNALTYKDAVSNLFEISGVKIAAGDGVLQLNWDPIADNATVNIERSDHLGKTTKLNCNSKSNFVDKDLNNDEEYTYKVYLSYSIGIKKTDTKGINISGTPTRPPLPIEKLVIKPSQGNEFQIDWENPENSDVQFFYSTKKPDFISGDLLPVSTLESTMNTLIVSKTSNTTGTFKYEGDDLIYVIAVVVKSGSAVIGTISRASKGGTVKVNSASLVNGKIMINVELPKDVTGFVVLYRHDQFPDDISDTSTTRKYIPLKQYQYDGGLVIDSNELENYYFSVFAEFRRDGESDYSTGTDYLFSNVSKETITYSISVNKKLFGGGIINLTFESENKKFRLPDIDVMSAQDRAPMFKKSGKLFHQIEAQETNGSVTISIPLKKGLPRETYIKPFLQDENLAGRYVLKIKLGSDHKIS; encoded by the coding sequence ATGACAGAGAATTGGTATATAGTACTTGGATTGGATTTTGATCCAAATCCAGTCCAAGATGAGACTGTTATCGAACAGAAAATTGAAGAAAAAAGAAAATTCTGGTCAAGTAAAGCTAATGATTTTAATCATGGGGCAGAATATAGAAAATACTCTCAAATGCTTCCTGACATAAAAAAGGATATGATTGGACCAGAAAATATTAGAGCGGAACTAATAAAGGATGCTTGTGATAAAACATATGGTCCTATAGACAAGACTCTGAAAATGATTAAGAAGACAGAGATTCCGCAAGATACCATTGAAAAAATGGCAACGAAGTTAAAAGTAGATGTTGAAACTGTTAAGCGAAGAGCATCTGCACTCGGAATCAAAATCGTTGCTTCCCAAGGTGGTGATTTTCAGGCAACTTATGATAAATACTATAAGACTAAGCCTCAGAATGCAGATAAATACAATGGAATGAATGCCCTTTTGAAGAGCTTTAATGTTACAAATCTGTATGAGTTTTTATATGCAGGCACAACAATAAAGAATTCACAGAATTTACCATGTGATGCACTTAAACAAAGAGCAAAGGAAAGAAAAACTAAAGAATTCTATAAAAATGATAGTGTAAGTGGATCTGGATCAAAGATTTGTGGGCAGTGCGATGAGTGTTTTAAAGACGAAGCAACAAAACAGATATATGATAAATATCTCGAATATAATGCCAGAAAAACAGTTTTAGATGAGTTAAAATCTTTTTTTGAATTAAGTGGTGAACTAACTCAAGATACGTATGCAGATTATACAGGAAGACTTACTGAAATTTTCAAAAATAGAAAAGATGCTGAAAATCTATTATTGGCATTTTGCAAAGTTGAGAAGATTCCAGTTCCTGCATCTGGTGTAGAAAAGAAAGAAAACACACATATAAAAATATGTAGATGCGGTTGTACAAACGATGTATCAGATGGAAGAAAATTTTGTAAAGCATGCGGACTAGAGTTAGAAATCAAATGTCCAAAATGTGGAACTATTAATGATGCAACTATAAATGTATGTAAATGTGGTTTTAAATTCGAAAACATAGATAAGGCCGTATCACTATGCGAATTAGCGTCAGATGCATTAGATACAATGGACTTTAGCGTTGCGGAAATGCATTTAAAAGATGCAGATAAGTATTGGCCGGGGTCAGACAGAGTTTCGCAACTAAACGAGAGACTAAGAGATCTAAAAAGCAGGGTAGGAACAGCAGTTGAAGACATGTGTAAAGCATGCAAAGAAAAAAAATATTATGAAGCAAGAAGACAGCTGGAAAGTGTCAAAAAGTTTTCTCCAAGTTATAGTGAACCCGCTATAGAGGAAGAAATTAACAATGGAATATTAACGGCAGAAAAATTCAAATCAATTGCTCAGAGTGGAAAAAATGAAACGGAAATAGTTGATGCATGTACAAAAGCGTACGAAGCTTGTAACGATTGCCCTGGGGTACGTGAAATTATTTCTAAATATCCACCAGCTGCCCCTACTGAATTAGTTGTTGTAGCAGACTCATCAGCAAAAGTAAACGTATTGTCATGGAAGAGAAGTACAACAGACGGTTTGCTCTATTATTCAGTTATAAGAAAAGAAGGAGCGATTCCTATTAGTGTACAAGATGGTACTTTAATCGGCAGAGTAAGTATGTGTAGCATAAATGATCAGAATGTCTTACCTGGAATACAGTATTTTTATGCCGTATTTGCAGAAAGGGCGGGCGTATATTCGAATGCTTTAACTTATAAAGATGCCGTAAGTAATCTGTTTGAGATATCTGGAGTTAAAATTGCTGCGGGCGATGGCGTACTACAACTAAATTGGGATCCAATCGCAGATAATGCGACAGTTAATATTGAACGAAGCGATCATTTAGGGAAAACCACAAAGCTAAATTGCAATAGCAAATCTAACTTTGTAGATAAAGACTTAAATAATGATGAAGAGTATACATATAAAGTGTATTTATCATACTCAATTGGAATAAAGAAAACGGATACTAAGGGTATAAATATATCTGGTACACCAACAAGACCTCCACTTCCAATTGAAAAACTAGTGATTAAGCCATCTCAAGGAAATGAATTCCAAATAGACTGGGAAAACCCTGAAAACAGTGATGTGCAGTTTTTTTACTCTACAAAGAAACCAGATTTCATAAGTGGAGATCTACTCCCTGTATCTACCTTAGAAAGCACGATGAATACGCTTATTGTAAGCAAAACATCAAATACTACAGGCACATTCAAATATGAAGGTGATGATTTGATATATGTAATTGCAGTTGTAGTAAAGTCGGGGTCAGCTGTAATTGGAACTATATCAAGAGCTAGTAAAGGTGGAACCGTAAAAGTAAATAGTGCAAGCCTTGTAAACGGTAAAATCATGATTAATGTTGAGTTGCCAAAAGATGTTACGGGCTTTGTTGTATTGTATAGACATGATCAATTTCCTGATGATATATCAGATACAAGCACAACAAGAAAATATATTCCATTAAAGCAGTATCAGTATGATGGTGGTTTGGTCATTGATTCAAACGAACTAGAGAATTATTACTTTTCAGTATTTGCAGAATTTCGGCGAGATGGAGAGAGCGATTACTCAACAGGAACAGATTATTTATTTTCTAATGTATCCAAGGAAACTATCACATACTCAATTTCTGTGAATAAGAAACTATTTGGTGGAGGAATAATTAATCTTACATTTGAGAGTGAAAATAAAAAATTCAGACTGCCGGATATTGATGTAATGTCTGCACAGGATAGAGCACCGATGTTTAAAAAGTCAGGTAAACTCTTTCACCAAATAGAGGCACAAGAAACAAATGGAAGTGTAACAATTTCTATTCCGTTGAAAAAGGGATTGCCTCGAGAAACTTATATCAAACCGTTTTTACAAGATGAAAATCTAGCGGGAAGATATGTATTAAAAATAAAGTTAGGATCAGATCACAAGATCAGTTAG
- a CDS encoding ATP-binding protein, whose protein sequence is MADFPESAEMKKNVADVMTRGMELVDLFVNKNYLIDIDQCSPIPLDDGEKTFSAMSLFQIDKIVYDLNENINDKLVSVYSALSNYGSSAILVISSDETGVGFYLGTRDTNRPDVAKAILKKSLRGNFPGINILEKNASQIEAFLQDKIPEEYSHMAVTAVSIVPSMRDEEDKDSFVQGIEKFIDSMAGENYTAVFVSSPLSKQDLEDKKRGYEELYSALSQCSQIVMTYGENESDSVAEGISSGFSKSINDGISDTTGKNSGTNRSKGRSHNHGFSFGLFGTGFNMSGGTNTSMGSYEGTNESHTENYSETETTSDTKTSTKTKTQGTSASIQLTRHNKTVEELLKKIDEQLERIKNCESYGLWDSACYFIADQEEVAIVAANTYKALVAGEKTSVENSFINIWDSEYEHHEKSLQIMDYLRYGMHPKFTYEASFSGTEYDSQEVTAASLISGVELPILMGLPHKSVSGVTSIEAAEFGRNVFRKGGDKPDRAVNMGAIYHMGEVFKNNRVELNLETLTSHCFITGSTGSGKSNTTSKLIDELIKPENNVKFMVIESAKGEYKIDFGGMPGINIFTSNPKYYSMLCINPFEFDEEIHVLEHLDRLIEIFSACWPLYAAMPAILKSSFERAYIMHGWDLNHSTHQDMGNGKFPSFKDIVKILPVILNESEFSAETKGNYVGSLVTRVESLTNGLVGQIFNGVPISDEVLFNENTIVDLSRVGSTETKALIMGLLVLKLSEFRQATSKGTNLPLHHVTIMEEAHNLLKRTSTDQGQESANVQGKSVEMISNSISEMRTYGEGFIIVDQSPTAVDISAIKNTNTKIIMRLPEALDCKAIGHSIGLNDEQILELSKLDKGVAAIFQNDWLETVLTKIDRCSGAYKISSVVKNDMNAEKDVIFSLIEELINESQDKKYNLSWLKDSVRSSKVTKSFQTTLEKMVTDFYEEWIKGSKRNLLAEVIFKILNCGDLIKMNEPELPAGIKKSSMLTPEIRKQGNIWCDKIYKGLDVYANFLDKFVKDQVFMNIILHLIEVDKKSDQYKVALYCAKHKK, encoded by the coding sequence ATGGCTGATTTTCCAGAATCTGCAGAGATGAAAAAAAATGTAGCTGATGTGATGACTAGGGGAATGGAACTAGTTGATTTATTTGTAAATAAAAATTATCTAATTGATATAGACCAATGTTCACCAATTCCATTAGATGACGGAGAAAAAACATTTTCAGCTATGTCCTTATTTCAAATCGATAAGATTGTATATGATTTGAATGAAAATATAAATGATAAATTAGTAAGTGTATATAGTGCTTTATCAAATTATGGTAGCTCTGCGATTCTGGTAATTTCTAGCGATGAAACAGGAGTTGGTTTTTATTTGGGTACAAGAGATACAAATAGACCAGATGTTGCAAAAGCAATTTTGAAAAAGAGCCTTAGAGGTAATTTTCCGGGTATAAATATCCTTGAAAAAAATGCATCCCAGATAGAAGCCTTTTTGCAAGATAAAATTCCAGAGGAATATTCTCACATGGCTGTGACAGCGGTTTCAATTGTGCCTAGTATGAGAGATGAAGAAGATAAGGATAGTTTTGTTCAAGGAATTGAAAAATTCATTGATTCAATGGCAGGAGAAAATTATACAGCTGTATTTGTATCATCGCCCTTAAGTAAGCAGGATTTGGAAGATAAAAAGCGAGGATACGAGGAACTATATTCTGCTTTATCACAATGTTCACAGATTGTAATGACATATGGTGAGAATGAAAGCGATTCAGTTGCAGAAGGAATTAGTAGCGGATTTTCAAAATCAATTAATGACGGAATAAGTGACACTACAGGAAAAAATAGCGGTACTAATAGAAGTAAAGGGCGTTCTCATAACCACGGCTTCAGTTTCGGCTTGTTTGGAACTGGATTTAATATGAGCGGCGGAACAAATACGTCTATGGGTAGCTATGAAGGAACAAACGAAAGCCATACTGAGAATTATTCCGAAACAGAGACTACTAGTGATACGAAAACCAGTACTAAAACAAAAACACAAGGTACATCTGCAAGTATTCAATTAACAAGGCATAATAAAACTGTTGAAGAGTTACTTAAAAAAATAGATGAGCAACTTGAACGTATAAAAAATTGTGAATCATATGGTTTGTGGGATAGTGCGTGCTATTTTATTGCAGATCAAGAAGAGGTGGCTATTGTTGCTGCTAATACATACAAAGCCTTAGTTGCGGGTGAAAAAACAAGTGTAGAAAATTCCTTTATTAATATTTGGGATAGTGAATATGAACATCATGAAAAATCGCTTCAAATAATGGACTATCTTCGTTATGGTATGCATCCAAAATTTACATACGAAGCAAGTTTTTCAGGAACTGAATATGATAGTCAAGAAGTAACGGCAGCATCGCTTATAAGTGGAGTAGAACTTCCAATTTTAATGGGATTACCGCACAAATCTGTCAGTGGAGTTACATCAATTGAGGCAGCGGAATTTGGAAGAAATGTATTTCGCAAAGGCGGAGATAAACCAGACAGGGCAGTTAATATGGGTGCTATATATCATATGGGAGAGGTATTTAAAAATAATAGAGTTGAGCTTAATCTTGAAACTCTAACATCTCATTGTTTTATTACAGGTTCCACTGGATCTGGTAAATCAAATACAACTTCAAAGCTAATTGATGAACTGATAAAGCCAGAAAATAATGTCAAATTCATGGTTATTGAATCAGCAAAAGGTGAATATAAAATAGATTTTGGTGGTATGCCAGGAATCAATATTTTCACCTCGAATCCCAAGTACTATTCAATGCTTTGCATTAACCCATTTGAATTTGATGAAGAAATACATGTATTGGAACATCTAGATAGATTAATAGAAATATTTAGTGCGTGTTGGCCTTTGTATGCAGCTATGCCAGCTATTTTAAAATCATCTTTTGAACGGGCATATATTATGCACGGATGGGATTTGAACCATTCAACACACCAAGATATGGGAAATGGAAAATTTCCTAGTTTTAAAGATATCGTAAAGATTTTGCCTGTGATATTAAATGAATCAGAGTTTTCTGCTGAAACAAAAGGAAATTACGTTGGATCACTTGTAACAAGAGTAGAATCTCTTACGAATGGGTTGGTAGGCCAAATTTTTAATGGTGTACCTATTTCTGATGAGGTTTTATTTAATGAAAATACAATAGTTGATTTGAGTCGTGTGGGTTCTACAGAAACAAAAGCCCTCATTATGGGACTACTTGTATTGAAGTTAAGTGAATTTAGACAAGCGACATCCAAGGGAACTAATCTTCCATTGCATCATGTGACAATTATGGAAGAGGCACATAATTTGTTAAAAAGAACATCAACTGATCAAGGACAAGAATCAGCTAATGTACAGGGAAAGTCTGTCGAAATGATCAGTAATTCAATATCTGAAATGCGAACTTATGGAGAAGGGTTTATTATAGTTGATCAGTCTCCAACTGCAGTTGATATATCTGCAATAAAAAATACAAATACAAAGATTATTATGAGGCTGCCAGAAGCATTAGATTGTAAAGCAATTGGTCATTCTATAGGACTGAATGATGAACAAATTCTTGAGTTAAGTAAGCTTGATAAAGGTGTTGCTGCAATTTTTCAAAATGATTGGTTAGAAACAGTACTAACAAAGATTGACAGATGTAGTGGGGCATATAAAATTTCGTCAGTAGTAAAAAATGATATGAATGCAGAGAAGGATGTCATTTTTAGCCTAATTGAAGAACTTATAAATGAATCTCAAGATAAAAAATATAATCTTAGTTGGCTAAAGGATTCGGTTCGTTCAAGCAAAGTAACAAAATCTTTTCAGACAACACTTGAAAAAATGGTCACTGATTTCTATGAAGAATGGATAAAGGGAAGCAAAAGAAATTTACTTGCTGAAGTAATCTTCAAAATTCTGAATTGCGGTGATTTGATCAAGATGAACGAACCTGAATTGCCTGCAGGAATAAAGAAAAGTTCTATGTTAACTCCTGAGATCAGAAAGCAAGGAAATATATGGTGCGACAAGATATATAAAGGACTAGACGTTTATGCAAACTTTTTAGATAAGTTTGTCAAGGATCAAGTATTTATGAATATCATTTTGCATCTGATAGAGGTCGATAAGAAATCGGATCAATATAAAGTTGCATTATACTGTGCAAAGCATAAAAAATAA